A region of Procambarus clarkii isolate CNS0578487 chromosome 93, FALCON_Pclarkii_2.0, whole genome shotgun sequence DNA encodes the following proteins:
- the LOC138359791 gene encoding uncharacterized protein DKFZp434B061-like — protein MGVLDQPVCFGLQAAYNNNSLVGKNERQPGGLARNRASGDIDPRKHLKYAHTVPHKPAVRPHRASQTCSTPTPCLTNLQYAHTVPHKPAVRPHRASQTCSTPTPCLTNLQYAHTVPHKPAVRPHRASQTCSAPTPCLTNLQCAHTVPHKPAVRPHRASQTCSTPTPCLTNLQYAHTVPHKPAVRPHRASQTCSTPTPCLTNLQYAHTVPHKPTVRPHRASQTCSTPTPCLTNLQYAHTVPHKPAVRPYCASQTCSTPTPCLTNLQCAHTVPHKPAVRPHRASQTCSTPTPCLTNLQYAHTVPHKPAVRPHRASQTCSAPTPCLTNLQCAHTVPHKPAVRPHRASQTCSTPTPCLTNLQYAHTVPHKPAVRPHRASQTCSAPTPCLTNLQYAHTVPHKPAVRPHRASQTCSTPTPCLTNLQYAHTVPHKPAVRPHRASQTCSTPTPCLTNLQYAHTVPHKPAVRPHRASQTC, from the coding sequence TACGCCCACACCGTGCCTCACAAACCTGCAGTACGCCCACACCGTGCCTCACAAACCTGCAGTACGCCCACACCGTGCCTCACAAACCTGCAGTACGCCCACACCGTGCCTCACAAACCTGCAGTACGCCCACACCGTGCCTCACAAACCTGCAGTACGCCCACACCGTGCCTCACAAACCTGCAGTACGCCCACACCGTGCCTCACAAACCTGCAGTACGCCCACACCGTGCCTCACAAACCTGCAGTGCGCCCACACCGTGCCTCACAAACCTGCAGTGCGCCCACACCGTGCCTCACAAACCTGCAGTACGCCCACACCGTGCCTCACAAACCTGCAGTACGCCCACACCGTGCCTCACAAACCTGCAGTACGCCCACACCGTGCCTCACAAACCTGCAGTACGCCCACACCGTGCCTCACAAACCTGCAGTACGCCCACACCGTGCCTCACAAACCTGCAGTACGCCCACACCGTGCCTCACAAACCTACAGTGCGCCCACACCGTGCCTCACAAACCTGCAGTACGCCCACACCGTGCCTCACAAACCTGCAGTACGCCCACACCGTGCCTCACAAACCTGCAGTACGCCCATACTGTGCCTCACAAACCTGCAGTACGCCCACACCGTGCCTCACAAACCTGCAGTGCGCCCACACCGTGCCTCACAAACCTGCAGTACGCCCACACCGTGCCTCACAAACCTGCAGTACGCCCACACCGTGCCTCACAAACCTGCAGTACGCCCACACCGTGCCTCACAAACCTGCAGTACGCCCACACCGTGCCTCACAAACCTGCAGTGCGCCCACACCGTGCCTCACAAACCTGCAGTGCGCCCACACCGTGCCTCACAAACCTGCAGTGCGCCCACACCGTGCCTCACAAACCTGCAGTACGCCCACACCGTGCCTCACAAACCTGCAGTACGCCCACACCGTGCCTCACAAACCTGCAGTGCGCCCACACCGTGCCTCACAAACCTGCAGTGCGCCCACACCGTGCCTCACAAACCTGCAGTACGCCCACACCGTGCCTCACAAACCTGCAGTACGCCCACACCGTGCCTCACAAACCTGCAGTACGCCCACACCGTGCCTCACAAACCTGCAGTACGCCCACACCGTGCCTCACAAACCTGCAGTACGCCCACACCGTGCCTCACAAACCTGCAGTACGCCCACACCGTGCCTCACAAACCTGCAGTACGCCCACACCGTGCCTCACAAACCTGCAGTACGCCCACACCGTGCCTCACAAACCTGCTAA
- the LOC123751952 gene encoding uncharacterized protein gives MDLEREDPVFSQLLNHYDKVTEASEENQNVYVVYTDFAKAFDVMQSNSHSNNTKFKWSEKHCTRKGTVLVPLFVLIVKAVEPAVPALEIRTKAAAAAALEIRTKAAAAAALEIRTKAAAAAALEIRTKAAAADLEIRTKAAAAAADLEIRTKAAAAAAADLEIRTKAAAADLEIRTKAAAAAALEIRTKAAAAADLEIRTKAAAAADLEIRTKAAAAAADLEIRTKAAAAADLEIRTKAAAADLEIRTKAAAADLEIRTKAAAAADLEIRTKAAAAADLEIRTKAAAADLEIRTKAAAAAALEIRTKAAAAADLEIRTKAAAAAALEIRTKAAAAADLEIRTKAAAAADLEIRTKAAAADLEIRTKAAAAAAALEIRTKAAAAADLEIRTKAAAAAADLEIPTKAAAAAALEIRTKAAAAAALEIRTKAAAAADLEIRTKAAAAAADLEIPTKAAAAAALEIRTKAAAAAALEIRTKAAAAALEIRTKAAAAADLEIRTKAAAAAALEIRTKAAAATALEIRAKAAAAAALEIRTKAAAAAALEIRTKAAAADLEIRTKAAAAARLQE, from the exons atggatttagagcgggaagatcctgtcttctcacagttactcaaccactatgacaaagtcaCAGAAGCATCAGAAGAAAATCAGAATGtatatgttgtatacacagactttgcaaaggcatttgatgt aatgcagagtAACAGTCACTCAAATAATACCAAGTTCAAGTGGAGTGAAAAGCACTGTACCCGCAAGGGCACAGTTCTTGTACCACTGTTCGTCCTCATTGTTAAAGCAg TAGAACCAGCAGTACCAGCCCTTGAGATACGAactaaggcagcagcagcagcagcccttgAGATACGAactaaggcagcagcagcagcagcccttgAGATACGAactaaggcagcagcagcagcagcccttgAGATACGAactaaggcagcagcagcagaccttgaGATACGAactaaggcagcagcagcagcagcagaccttgaGATACGAactaaggcagcagcagcagcagcagcagaccttgaGATACGAactaaggcagcagcagcagaccttgaGATACGAactaaggcagcagcagcagcagcccttgAGATACGAactaaggcagcagcagcagcagaccttgaGATACGAactaaggcagcagcagcagcagaccttgaGATACGAactaaggcagcagcagcagcagcagaccttgaGATACGAactaaggcagcagcagcagcagaccttgaGATACGAactaaggcagcagcagcagaccttgaGATACGAactaaggcagcagcagcagaccttgaGATACGAactaaggcagcagcagcagcagaccttgaGATACGAactaaggcagcagcagcagcagaccttgaGATACGAactaaggcagcagcagcagaccttgaGATACGAactaaggcagcagcagcagcagcccttgAGATACGAactaaggcagcagcagcagcagaccttgaGATACGAactaaggcagcagcagcagcagcccttgAGATACGAactaaggcagcagcagcagcagaccttgaGATACGAactaaggcagcagcagcagcagaccttgaGATACGAactaaggcagcagcagcagaccttgaGATACGAactaaggcagcagcagcagcagcagcccttgAGATACGAactaaggcagcagcagcagcagaccttgaGATACGAactaaggcagcagcagcagcagcagaccttgaGATACCAactaaggcagcagcagcagcagcccttgAGATACGAactaaggcagcagcagcagcagcccttgAGATACGAactaaggcagcagcagcagcagaccttgaGATACGAactaaggcagcagcagcagcagcagaccttgaGATACCAactaaggcagcagcagcagcagcccttgAGATACGAactaaggcagcagcagcagcagcccttgAGATACGAactaaggcagcagcagcagcccttgAGATACGAactaaggcagcagcagcagcagaccttgaGATACGAactaaggcagcagcagcagcagcccttgAGATACGAActaaggcagcagcagcaacagcccttGAGATACGAgctaaggcagcagcagcagcagcccttgAGATACGAactaaggcagcagcagcagcagcccttgAGATACGAactaaggcagcagcagcagaccttgaGATACGAactaaggcagcagcagcagcacggttGCAAGAGTGA
- the LOC138359792 gene encoding uro-adherence factor A-like: MSEDLTFQEHNKVAVTTARKMTASTESLELSSTESLELSSTESLELSSTESLEHSSTESLELSSTESLEHSSTESLELSSTESLELSSTESLEHSSTESLELSSTESLEHSSTESLELSFTESLELSSTESLELSSTESLELSSTESLELSSTESLELSSTESLELSSTESLHWALGTLVNHKLSQCLQALPKTIKSNQISSR; the protein is encoded by the exons atgtcggaagaccttacctttcaagaacacaataaagtagccgtcacaactgcaagaaaaatgacag CTTCCACTGAGAGCCTGGAGCTCTCATCCACTGAGAGCTTGGAGCTCTCATCCACTGAGAGCTTGGAGCTCTCATCCACTGAGAGCCTGGAACACTCATCCACTGAGAGCTTGGAGCTCTCATCCACTGAGAGCCTGGAACACTCATCCACTGAGAGCCTGGAGCTCTCATCCACTGAGAGCTTGGAGCTCTCATCCACTGAGAGCCTGGAACACTCATCCACTGAGAGCTTGGAGCTCTCATCCACTGAGAGCCTGGAACACTCATCCACTGAGAGCCTGGAGCTCTCATTCACTGAGAGCTTGGAGCTCTCATCCACTGAGAGCTTGGAGCTCTCATCCACTGAGAGCCTGGAGCTCTCATCCACTGAGAGCTTGGAGCTCTCATCCACTGAGAGCCTGGAGCTCTCATCCACTGAGAGCCTGGAGCTCTCATccactgagagcctccactgggcACTGGGAACCCTCGTGAATCACAAACTCTCTCAGTGTTTACAAGCTCTTCctaaaacaattaaatcaaaccAAATTTCAAGTAGATAA